From a single Coleofasciculus sp. FACHB-1120 genomic region:
- a CDS encoding NYN domain-containing protein has product MQRPSPQAVLLVDGYNVIGLWSYLQRTRDRNGLEAARLELIEALVNYSAFKGFETQVVFDAQYQDTRSNREAITHELSVYYTDFGQTADTYIEKTCASFRYNPYRSARRLIVATSDRAQQLTVVGYGAEWMSAPQLAYDVESTARAVIRKNRPKKHSSGRFLANSLDAKARERLAEWRLNQK; this is encoded by the coding sequence ATGCAACGCCCATCCCCGCAGGCTGTTTTGCTCGTTGACGGCTACAACGTCATTGGACTATGGTCTTACCTGCAAAGAACCCGCGATCGCAATGGGCTAGAAGCCGCCCGTCTTGAATTAATAGAGGCTTTGGTCAATTACAGCGCTTTTAAGGGTTTTGAAACTCAAGTTGTATTTGATGCCCAGTATCAAGATACGCGCAGTAATCGTGAAGCGATTACCCACGAGCTATCAGTGTATTACACAGATTTTGGGCAGACAGCAGATACTTACATCGAAAAAACCTGTGCCTCCTTTCGTTACAATCCCTACAGATCGGCACGGCGCTTGATTGTCGCTACATCAGATCGGGCGCAGCAATTAACAGTGGTGGGGTATGGCGCAGAATGGATGTCAGCACCACAGCTGGCTTACGACGTGGAATCAACCGCTCGTGCGGTCATACGCAAAAACAGACCAAAGAAACACTCGTCGGGGCGGTTTTTAGCCAATTCCCTCGATGCAAAAGCTCGCGAACGTCTCGCTGAGTGGCGGCTGAACCAGAAATAG